One SAR202 cluster bacterium genomic region harbors:
- a CDS encoding ABC transporter permease, which yields MLNYIVMRTLLGAFTLCAIAFLSFVIIQLPQGDYVDTYIQQLRAEGDEISREQADAIRDYYGLNRPMLVQFWFWVSRIIFQLDFGYSFARQKTIKSLLADRLQFSIALSAFTSILVWGFSVPIGIYSAVRAHTFSDYVFTLLGFTGLALPDFLLGLVMMYVFFAYFDMSVGGLFSGHYVNAPWSVGRVIDLLKHLIIPGVVIGTNGMAGGVRILRNNLMDELSKPYVITARAKGVPYWRLVIKYPLRVAVNPMISGFGGILPGLIGGEAIVSIVLSLPTLGPLMLAALTQQDMYLAGSIFLLLSSLTLVGVLVSDLMLVVVDPRIRLTSR from the coding sequence ATGTTGAACTATATCGTCATGCGAACGCTGCTGGGCGCGTTTACCCTGTGTGCGATCGCATTCCTCTCCTTTGTGATCATTCAGCTGCCGCAAGGCGACTACGTAGATACGTATATCCAGCAGCTTCGAGCAGAGGGTGACGAGATCAGCCGCGAGCAGGCTGACGCCATTCGCGACTACTACGGCCTGAACCGCCCGATGCTTGTCCAGTTCTGGTTCTGGGTCTCCCGCATCATCTTCCAGCTCGACTTCGGTTACTCGTTCGCAAGGCAGAAGACCATCAAGTCGCTGCTGGCGGACAGATTGCAATTCTCAATCGCGTTATCAGCCTTTACAAGTATCCTTGTATGGGGGTTCTCAGTCCCGATCGGGATATACTCTGCGGTAAGAGCGCATACATTCAGTGACTATGTATTTACGTTATTAGGCTTTACGGGACTGGCGCTACCAGACTTCTTGTTAGGCCTTGTCATGATGTACGTCTTCTTCGCCTACTTTGATATGAGCGTGGGCGGCCTCTTCTCAGGCCATTACGTTAACGCTCCATGGAGCGTCGGCCGCGTGATCGACCTCCTGAAGCACCTGATCATCCCGGGCGTCGTTATCGGCACGAACGGTATGGCGGGCGGCGTCCGTATCCTGCGAAACAACCTCATGGACGAGCTATCCAAGCCGTACGTCATCACTGCCAGGGCCAAGGGCGTGCCTTACTGGCGCCTGGTCATCAAGTACCCGCTGCGCGTGGCCGTCAACCCCATGATCTCCGGCTTCGGCGGTATCCTGCCCGGCCTGATCGGCGGCGAGGCAATCGTCTCGATCGTGTTGAGCCTGCCGACACTCGGCCCGCTCATGCTGGCGGCGCTCACGCAGCAGGACATGTATCTGGCGGGCAGCATCTTCCTGCTCCTGTCCTCGCTGACACTCGTCGGCGTGCTCGTGTCCGACCTGATGCTCGTCGTCGTTGACCCGCGCATCCGCCTGACAAGCAGGTAG